A region from the Gossypium hirsutum isolate 1008001.06 chromosome A08, Gossypium_hirsutum_v2.1, whole genome shotgun sequence genome encodes:
- the LOC107928247 gene encoding protein TRIGALACTOSYLDIACYLGLYCEROL 3, chloroplastic, translated as MTSATFSSSLLGSFPVVTSTRHCDLGKERSKFCCFNEKKEQRNVICACMAPPTRNLGRDEFHGTKFTESSKYGNFSKEVKHENDSDVLIECRNVYKSFGEKHILRGVSFKIRHGEAVGIIGPSGTGKSTILKIIAGLLAPDKGEVYIRGKKRMGLIGDDEISGLRIGLVFQSAALFDSLTVRENVGFLLYENSCMSDEQISLLVTETLAAVGLKGVEERLPSELSGGMKKRVALARSIICDISKESIEPEVLLYDEPTAGLDPIASTVVEDLIRSVHTKGEDASGKQGKIASYVVVTHQHSTIRRAVDRLLFLHEGKVVWQGMTEEFTTSTNPIVRQFASGSLDGPIRY; from the exons ATGACTAGTGCGACCTTTTCATCAAGTTTATTGGGGTCGTTCCCTGTAGTTACATCAACTAGGCATTGTGATTTGGGCAAAGAAAGGAGCAAATTTTGTTGTTTCAATGAGAAAAAGGAGCAAAGAAATGTTATCTGTGCTTGTATGGCTCCTCCTACTAGAAACCTGGGACGTGATGAATTCCATGGAACTAAATTTACT GAATCATCCAAATATGGGAATTTCAGCAAGGAAGTGAAGCATGAGAATGATTCTGATGTTCTCATTGAATGTCGAAATGTTTACAAATCATTTGGAGAAAAACATATCTTGCGAGGTGTGAGCTTCAAG ATTAGGCATGGTGAAGCTGTGGGAATTATTGGTCCTTCCGGCACTGGGAAATCTACGATTCTGAAGATTATTGCTGGACTTCTTGCACCAGACAAG GGAGAGGTATATATTCGAGGCAAAAAGAGAATGGGTTTGATTGGTGATGATGAGATATCTGGTCTTCGAATTGGAttg GTTTTTCAGAGTGCAGCACTTTTTGATTCTTTGACCGTTCGTGAAAATGTTGGTTTCCTTTT ATACGAAAATTCATGCATGTCTGATGAACAAATTTCACTGCTCGTGACGGAGACCTTGGCTGCTGTTGGTTTAAAG GGAGTTGAAGAAAGATTACCTTCTGAGTTGTCCGGAGGAATGAAGAAAAGAGTTGCTTTAGCTCGTTCTATAATTTGTGACATCTCCAAAGAATCAATTGAGCCAGAG GTGCTTTTATATGATGAACCAACAGCTGGCCTCGATCCAATTGCATCGACTGTTGTTGAAGATCTCATCCGCTCTGTCCATACAAAGGGTGAAGATGCATCAGGGAAACAAGGGAAGATTGCATCTTATGTGGTTGTTACTCATCAACATAGTACCATTCGAAGAGCTGTCGACAG GTTATTGTTTCTTCATGAGGGGAAGGTTGTTTGGCAAGGAATGACCGAAGAATTTACAACGTCGACAAATCCAATTGTTAGACAG TTTGCATCTGGGAGTCTGGATGGTCCAATCAGATATTAG